A region from the Dermacentor andersoni chromosome 11, qqDerAnde1_hic_scaffold, whole genome shotgun sequence genome encodes:
- the LOC126539502 gene encoding uncharacterized protein: MSSSKPAGGPLIRLERGGGSVDESYQELAVRFKSPNKSASYDSFGSRHPPVSYRAVVGPYGASVSASIDDGDKDAALNVVEECKGHTLLDDMGVKVRNKQPTIRLVSRCRGMPYGTQAGVIVDPTEDYEEEDDDLAELSLSAPPGIRVIGRCTDHSGGSYSYREEQIGVPPAVGRSGLCRDHIAIRGGMGGRVQEYSGSTDRSGGLPAIAHVIGECRHFADMSETELSYEDDYQACRMCVQLPDDRARAGATAGGAGPVTPRLARKSSMVHIYADDLEGDVSKSQHREKRLCEIKTRYVSKNLPSGPPQAAPPPPSYRDRESRSRAPYKVPSLSGMKLRSRTVSQAASRTQSRPSSSPSPSPSRRSSRQSSRPVSSSPSPSQAGSRSPSMATSAKVEMEDVSWDSSGSSSIEVHVSKQWDGSRRDKGDTMREKRSAGRGMSKKPVAPTPPPEMRYAMQAKLATSKNSLEIGKRKSGEKVGGALMRSSPTSAEMVMRAAWEQYYREYDRYKEEMAEWETVQRKMRKQLARFMSGPTKPPAPPPGVQDTTPRTSKTALALAADPNSTSLSVGGANQPPNADEGMHIRIGLPGRMVKGHRSRSFSAGRPIEDAPPCVQAMYAHPGPFGPPGMFGSQPSAGGPPPPFGQPQQQQFSPFGRPPGPPFGPFGRPPPPMLMPPSQFGPPGPFGQQPELAGMRPPRRSVSRIQLNFM; encoded by the exons ATGAGCAGTTCCAAGCCCGCCGGAGGCCCTCTGATCCGGCTGGAGAGGGGTGGTGGTTCCGTCGACGAAAGCTACCAGGAGCTCGCGGTTCGCTTCAAGAGTCCCAACAAGTCGGCCAGCTACGACAGCTTCGGAAGCCGCCACCCTCCCGTCTCGTACAGGGCCGTCGTGGGACCGTACGGCGCCAGCGTGAGTGCGTCCATCGACGATGGCGACAAGGACGCCGCACTCAACGTTGTGGAGGAGTGCAAGGGACACACGCTTTTAGACGACATGGGAGTCAAG GTTCGCAACAAGCAACCCACAATTCGGCTCGTGTCCCGCTGCCGCGGGATGCCGTACGGGACCCAGGCGGGAGTCATTGTCGACCCGACTGAAGACTacgaggaagaagacgacgacttGGCCGAACTGTCCCTCAGTGCGCCACCGGGCATCCGCGTGATCGGACGGTGCACCGACCACAGCGGCGGCTCCTACTCGTACCGCGAAGAGCAAATCGGTGTGCCGCCCGCTGTTGGCCGCAGCGGCCTCTGCCGCGACCACATTGCCATTCGCGGTGGCATGGGAGGCCGTGTCCAAGAGTACTCGGGCAGCACCGATCGCAGTGGAGGCCTGCCGGCCATCGCGCACGTCATAGGCGAGTGCAGGCACTTTGCGGACATGTCCGAGACCGAGCTGTCGTACGAGGACGACTACCAGGCGTGTAGGATGTGTGTACAGCTGCCAGACGATAGAGCGCGAGCTGGCGCCACTGCTGGGGGTGCAGGCCCGGTTACTCCGAGGTTGGCGCGCAAGTCGTCCATGGTTCACATATACGCGGACGACTTGGAGGGCGACGTCTCCAAAAGCCAGCATCGGGAGAAAAGGCTGTGCGAGATTAAGACCCGCTACGTCAGCAAAAATCTTCCATCGGGACCACCACAGGCAGCACCACCACCGCCGTCTTACAGGGACAGGGAAAGTCGATCTAGGGCGCCATACAAGGTGCCCTCTCTGTCCGGAATGAAGCTTCGCTCGAGGACTGTCTCGCAGGCTGCTTCGAGGACGCAGTCGCGCCCTTCTTCAAGCCCATCGCCGAGTCCTTCGAGACGATCATCGAGGCAGTCTTCTAGACCAGTGTCCAGTTCGCCGTCGCCGTCTCAGGCCGGTTCGCGCTCTCCATCCATGGCGACCAGTGCCAAGGTGGAGATGGAGGACGTCTCCTGGGACTCTTCAGGGTCATCTAGCATCGAGGTCCACGTGAGCAAGCAGTGGGATGGCAGCCGCCGCGACAAAGGTGACACCATGCGCGAGAAGAGGAGCGCCGGCCGCGGTATGTCGAAGAAGCCCGTTGCTCCGACGCCTCCACCGGAGATGCGTTACGCGATGCAGGCCAAGCTGGCGACGAGCAAGAATTCACTCGAAATCGGCAAGCGGAAAAGTGGCGAGAAGGTGGGCGGTGCTCTGATGCGTTCCTCGCCCACCTCCGCCGAAATGGTGATGCGAGCCGCCTGGGAACAGTACTACCGCGAGTACGATAGGTACAAAGAAGAGATGGCCGAATGGGAGACCGTGCAGCGAAAGATGCGAAAGCAGCTCGCCCGCTTCATGTCGGGTCCGACCAAACCACCGGCACCGCCTCCGGGAGTTCAGGACACAACACCGAGGACGTCGAAGACCGCCCTGGCGCTCGCCGCTGACCCGAACAGTACCAGCCTGAGCGTCGGCGGCGCCAATCAGCCTCCAAATGCCGACGAAGGAATGCACATCAGAATCGGCCTGCCGGGAAGAATGGTCAAGGGGCACCGGAGCAGGAGCTTCAGCGCTGGCCGGCCAATCGAAGACGCTCCACCTTGCGTCCAGGCTATGTACGCTCATCCGGGACCTTTCGGGCCACCTGGGATGTTCGGCTCGCAGCCTTCGGCCGGAGGTCCGCCTCCTCCTTTCGGGCAGCCTCAGCAGCAACAGTTCTCGCCGTTCGGACGACCACCTGGCCCACCCTTCGGCCCATTCGGCCGCCCTCCACCGCCGATGCTGATGCCGCCGTCTCAGTTCGGACCACCCGGTCCCTTCGGACAGCAGCCAGAGCTTGCTGGAATGAGACCGCCACGTCGCTCCGTGTCGCGCATACAGCTGAACTTCATGTGA